One Veillonellaceae bacterium genomic window carries:
- a CDS encoding methionine synthase, which yields MPIYFPTLTSIDIAETRRYAGLAKKPDFQTTMLEAICFEAQLLATPRASWSIYPYDSCRGLILSQPKLELTGKSIKKHLTAAVDIAVLSVTVGEKIEQTVTDYFGQGRYTEALLLDAAATTAVEMAADQINSIIVQEAQKNGLTAISRFSPGYDDWNITVQPTILQLSQGETIGITTTSSCMLIPRKSITAVIGLLPTDVKPNPPEHNNHNCQSCSQDDCSFRKESIND from the coding sequence TTGCCAATTTATTTTCCGACACTGACATCCATAGATATTGCTGAAACAAGGCGTTATGCCGGACTAGCAAAGAAGCCTGATTTTCAAACTACTATGCTTGAAGCTATCTGCTTTGAGGCTCAATTGTTGGCTACACCTCGCGCTTCTTGGTCAATTTACCCGTATGACAGCTGCCGGGGACTAATCTTATCACAGCCGAAACTTGAATTAACCGGTAAATCGATAAAGAAGCACTTAACTGCAGCCGTAGATATTGCTGTACTATCGGTAACAGTCGGTGAAAAAATTGAGCAAACAGTTACAGACTATTTTGGTCAAGGCCGCTATACAGAAGCCCTGCTGCTGGACGCGGCCGCTACCACTGCCGTCGAAATGGCCGCCGACCAAATCAATTCAATAATCGTCCAAGAGGCGCAAAAAAATGGTTTGACTGCTATCAGCCGCTTTAGCCCAGGTTATGACGACTGGAACATTACCGTTCAACCTACTATACTTCAGCTTTCTCAAGGCGAAACCATTGGCATAACGACAACCTCAAGCTGCATGTTGATACCGCGTAAGTCAATTACGGCTGTAATCGGTCTACTGCCAACTGATGTTAAGCCTAATCCGCCAGAACACAATAACCACAACTGCCAAAGTTGCAGCCAGGATGATTGCTCATTCAGAAAGGAGTCAATAAATGATTAA